From the genome of Segatella hominis, one region includes:
- the prmA gene encoding 50S ribosomal protein L11 methyltransferase, whose translation MKYLVAKFKIKASEDLMQVCKDLLADSAAEAGFESFEETEEGMEAYVQKELFDKEILDQNIKEFPIEGTEISYEVEEAEDKDWNQEWEDQGFEPICIDDQILIYDAKHPDLHPTTSPDHIEIGIEAKLAFGTGNHETTRMIVSSLMNMNLYKKRVLDCGCGTGILGIVASKLGASDVVAYDIDEWSVENSKHNAQLNGVNNISVYFGNASVVNHISGMFDVVLANINRNILLEDMNVFRSVMNDGCYLILSGFYVEDIPVLLEKAKELGLSEIERKNDNNWACLILKN comes from the coding sequence GCGAGGATTTGATGCAAGTTTGCAAGGATCTGTTGGCTGACAGTGCAGCTGAAGCCGGATTTGAATCGTTTGAAGAAACTGAAGAAGGCATGGAGGCGTATGTGCAGAAAGAATTGTTTGATAAGGAAATACTCGATCAGAATATTAAAGAATTTCCTATTGAAGGAACTGAAATCTCTTACGAGGTAGAAGAAGCTGAAGATAAAGACTGGAATCAGGAATGGGAAGATCAGGGATTTGAACCGATTTGTATTGATGACCAGATTCTCATCTATGACGCCAAACATCCGGATCTCCACCCTACTACATCTCCAGACCATATTGAGATTGGAATCGAAGCTAAACTCGCCTTCGGTACAGGTAACCACGAAACGACACGCATGATTGTTTCTTCGCTCATGAACATGAATCTGTACAAGAAGCGTGTTCTTGATTGTGGTTGCGGTACTGGAATCTTAGGGATTGTGGCCTCTAAGTTGGGAGCAAGCGATGTGGTCGCTTATGATATTGATGAATGGAGTGTAGAAAATTCCAAGCATAATGCCCAGCTTAACGGCGTGAATAATATAAGCGTATATTTCGGCAATGCATCAGTCGTCAATCATATCAGTGGTATGTTTGACGTGGTTCTTGCCAATATCAACAGAAACATTCTCTTGGAAGACATGAATGTTTTCAGAAGTGTAATGAATGATGGCTGTTATCTGATTCTCAGCGGTTTCTACGTGGAAGACATTCCTGTGTTGCTGGAGAAAGCAAAGGAATTGGGATTGTCGGAAATCGAAAGAAAAAACGATAACAACTGGGCTTGTCTCATTCTCAAAAACTAA
- a CDS encoding glycoside hydrolase family 25 protein, whose amino-acid sequence MPRKKTTRRGNTRARRRSSSFLPRFLRSYPRWAWWIGGLLIVFLYIWAFYYFFVSPTGFRWRALYGDAEYPEGYEIHGIDISHYQGTIDWEQLKNAMIKGCPVRFIIIKGTEGSSRLDDNFRENFNQARDYGFIRGVYHFWSNKSSARDQAYFFLEKIHLTDGDLPPVLDIEHKPADKSVEDFQRDVLTWLHIVEDKYHAKPIIYTYYKFKEKYLSAPVFDDYPYWIAHYYVDKVQYKGKWKFWQHTDAGKLPGIKGYVDFNIYNGSYYDLRKLCIGSKGESLFGDDEYDEEDEEE is encoded by the coding sequence ATGCCGAGAAAGAAAACGACTCGACGTGGTAATACTCGTGCAAGAAGGCGTTCGTCTTCTTTTTTACCACGTTTCCTCCGTTCATATCCCCGTTGGGCATGGTGGATAGGAGGATTATTGATTGTTTTTCTTTACATCTGGGCTTTTTATTATTTCTTCGTAAGTCCTACTGGTTTCCGGTGGCGTGCTTTGTATGGTGATGCAGAATATCCTGAAGGTTATGAGATTCATGGTATAGATATTTCGCATTATCAGGGTACGATTGATTGGGAGCAGCTCAAGAATGCGATGATAAAAGGCTGTCCTGTTCGCTTTATCATCATCAAGGGAACAGAAGGTTCCTCACGTCTGGATGATAATTTCAGAGAGAATTTTAATCAGGCGCGGGATTATGGTTTTATCCGTGGTGTTTATCATTTTTGGAGTAATAAGTCTTCTGCTCGCGATCAGGCATATTTCTTCCTGGAGAAGATACATCTTACAGATGGAGACCTGCCGCCTGTTCTGGACATTGAGCACAAGCCTGCAGATAAGTCTGTTGAAGATTTTCAGCGTGATGTACTTACCTGGCTGCATATCGTAGAAGATAAGTATCATGCCAAGCCGATTATCTACACCTATTATAAGTTTAAGGAGAAGTATCTGAGCGCTCCTGTCTTTGATGACTATCCTTATTGGATAGCGCATTATTATGTAGATAAGGTGCAGTACAAGGGAAAGTGGAAGTTCTGGCAGCATACGGATGCTGGTAAACTACCAGGCATTAAGGGCTACGTGGATTTCAATATCTACAACGGAAGTTATTATGACCTACGAAAACTCTGTATTGGTTCAAAAGGCGAAAGTCTTTTTGGAGATGATGAATATGACGAAGAAGATGAAGAAGAATAA